The genomic DNA TCTGCGTCCGGCACTGCAACACCTGCTCAGGCCAGCAGCGGTAGCTGGTCTGCCTTTCTCAAGGTACGTCAaccaccgccagccagccaagccagtGGAGGCTGCGCATCCAATCCAGGCTGACCGTGCCCTGCTGCAGTCCATTGCCTCCTTCAACGGCGACCTCTCCTCCttgaccgcgccgcccttcATCCTCTCCTCTCAATCCCTGACCGAATACTCCTCGTACTGGGGCACGCACCCTCCTCTCTTCACGGCCCCTGCCGCCGAGTCCGACCCTGCCAAgcgcgccctgctcgtcctcAAGTGGTTCATCGCCACCCTCAAGCACCAGTACGCCAGCCGCAGCGAACAATATGGCAACGAGAAGAAGCCCCTTAACcccttcctcggcgagctcttCCTTGGCTCTTGgaaggacgaggccggcgagacCACGCTCGTCTCGGAGCAGGTCAGCCACCATCCGCCGGCTACAGCCTACTGCCTTCGCAACGACAAGACGGGCGTGCAGCTCGAGGGCTACAACGCGCAAAAGGCCACCTTCAAGAGCACAATAATCGTCAAGCAGATTGGCCATGCCGTGCTCACGGTTCCCGTGGGCGAGCAGACGGAGCGCTACCTCATCACCCTGCCTTCCCTGCATATCGAGGGCCTCATCTTCGGAACACCCTTTGTCGAACTTGACGGAGGCAGCACAAtctccagctcgtccggATTCACAGCTAAGATCGACTACAGCGGCAGAGGCTGGTTATCCGGCAAGAAGAACAGTGTCACTGCCGTCCTCTACCCGACcggcaaggagaaggag from Purpureocillium takamizusanense chromosome 4, complete sequence includes the following:
- the kes1 gene encoding Oxysterol-binding protein 4 (EggNog:ENOG503NU29~COG:T); the protein is MSASGTATPAQASSGSWSAFLKSIASFNGDLSSLTAPPFILSSQSLTEYSSYWGTHPPLFTAPAAESDPAKRALLVLKWFIATLKHQYASRSEQYGNEKKPLNPFLGELFLGSWKDEAGETTLVSEQVSHHPPATAYCLRNDKTGVQLEGYNAQKATFKSTIIVKQIGHAVLTVPVGEQTERYLITLPSLHIEGLIFGTPFVELDGGSTISSSSGFTAKIDYSGRGWLSGKKNSVTAVLYPTGKEKEVLYNITGQWTKEFEIYEGPAKKNSKATLLETYDAVATPPTELQIAPLEKQHPLESRRAWAKVAEAIQKGDMDAVSVEKGKIEQAQRNLRVKERSEDRSWERRYFKAVQGADDTLEAVGKVAGVPLDGEQDKTGGLWRFCHEKAAKAAAEQLTDDEIKKIQEEILGQ